One window of Entelurus aequoreus isolate RoL-2023_Sb linkage group LG06, RoL_Eaeq_v1.1, whole genome shotgun sequence genomic DNA carries:
- the LOC133652034 gene encoding myosin-4-like isoform X2 — protein MSTDGEMAIFGPAAQYLRKSERERIEAQSLPFDSKTACFVCEDKELYVKASVQDKADDKVTVKTEDDKTLIVKEDQVFPMNPPKFDKIEDMVMMTHLHEPAVLFNLKERYAAWMIYTYSGLFCVTVNPYKWLPVYNPEVVQAYRGKKRMEVPPHIFALSDNAYQLMLTDRVNQSILITGESGAGKTVNTKRVIQYFATIAVSADKKKENNSKMKGTLEDQIIQANPLLEAFGNAKTVRNDNSSRFGKFIRIHFGATGKLASADIETYLLEKSRVSFQLAAERSYHIFYQLTCNKKPELIDLLLISTNPYDFAFISQGEICVKSIDDAEELMATDESFDILGFTSEEKMSVYKLTGAVMHYGNMKFKQKQREEQAEPDGTEEADKAAYLMGLNSADLLKNLCYPRVKVGNEYVTKGQNVQQVYNAIGALAKSVYEKMFLWMVQRINQQLDTKQPRQHFIGVLDIAGFEIFDFNSMEQLCINFTNEKLQQFFNHHMFVLEQEEYKKEGIDWEFIDFGMDLAACIELIEKPMGIFSILEEECMFPKSTDTSFKNKLYDQHLGKNSCFLKPKVVKGKPEAHFSLMHYAGTVDYNISGWLEKNKDPLNDSVVQLYQKSSVKILSIIYVSFSASDDAPAGGAKKGSKKKGASFQTVSALFRENLGKLMTNLRTTHPHFVRCLIPNETKTPGIMENHLVIHQLRCNGVLEGIRICRKGFPSRILYGDFKQRYRILNASAVPEGQFMDNKKAAEKLLGSIDVDHTQYKFGHTKVFFKAGLLGALEEMRDERLAQVVMSTQALCRGYLIRLEYQKMMARKEAIYTIQYNFRSFMNVKHWPWMKLYFKLKPLLKSAEAEKEMVQMKVDHTKLKEDLAKSENRRREMEEKMVSVVQERNDLLLQVQAEADNLLDAEERCEGLIKSKIQLEAKLNEVMERLEDEEELNAELTTKKRKLEDESSELKRDIDDLELTLAKVEKEKHALENKVKNLTDEIMSQDDSISKLSKEKKALQEAHQQTLDDLQSEEEKVNILSKAKAKLEQQVDELEGSLEHEKKIRMEQERARRKLEGDLKLSLESIMDLENEKQQLDEKLKKKDFEASQLQTKVEDEQALSSQLQKKIKEIQARTEELEEEMEAERAARAKVEKQRSDLSRELEDITERLEEAGASIVAQVELTKKQEAEFLKLRRELEERSLQHEATSAALRKKHADSVAELGEQLDNVQRVRQKLDKEKSELRLEMDDLSGNLECVAKAKIHSEKMCRSLEDQLSEVKAKEDEQQRLINDLSSQNTRLQTENVEISRQLEEKDALLSQFTRGKQGFLQQIEELKRFHEEEVKAKSALAHGLQSSQHDCELLREQYEEEQEAKAELHRCLSKANSDVAQWRTKYETDAIQRNEELEEAKKKLALRLQEAEEAVEAVNSKCSSLEKTKQRLQGEVEDLMMEVERSNAAAATLDKRQRNFDKVIAEWKQKYEEGQVELESALKEGRSLGTENFKMKNAFEECLEQLETLKRENKNLHQEIVDLSEQLGEMGKNIHELEKSKKLAEQEKLEAQTSLEEAEASLEHEESKILRVQLELNQVKSEVDKKIAEKDEELEQMKRNSQRVIDTIQSNLDAEVRSRNDALRVKKKMEGDLNEMEMQLSHANRQAGEAQKQLRNVQVQLKEVQIHLADVLRSNDDMKEQVAIAERRSNLLQAEMEEVRAALEQTERSRKLAEQELLDACERVQLLHSQNTSLLNSRKKLEADLSQIQGEVEDSVQTARNAEEKAKKAITDAAMMAEELKKEQDTSAHLERMKKNLETTVKDLQQRLNEAESLAMKGGKKQLQKLEARVRELENELETEQRHGSDAVKGSRKLERKIKELTYQSDEDKKTAMRLQELADKLQLKVKVYKRQAEEAEEQANVHLTKLRKVQHELEEAEERADIAESQVNKMKVKNRDMAKHNKDSKE, from the exons ATGAGCACCGATGGCGAGATGGCGATCTTCGGGCCGGCCGCCCAGTACCTCCGCAAATCCGAGCGGGAGAGGATAGAGGCGCAGTCCCTCCCCTTTGACAGCAAAACGGCTTGCTTTGTCTGTGAGGACAAGGAGCTGTACGTCAAGGCCTCTGTGCAGGACAAGGCGGACGACAAAGTCACCGTCAAGACGGAGGACGACAAA ACGTTGATTGTGAAGGAGGACCAAGTTTTTCCCATGAACCCGCCAAAGTTTGACAAAATCGAGGACATGGTCATGATGACGCACCTTCACGAGCCCGCCGTTCTCTTCAACCTGAAGGAGCGCTATGCTGCCTGGATGATCTAT ACGTACTCTGGTCTCTTCTGCGTAACGGTCAATCCCTACAAATGGTTGCCGGTCTACAACCCTGAGGTGGTCCAGGCCTACCGAGGCAAGAAAAGGATGGAGGTTCCTCCTCACATATTTGCGCTGTCAGATAACGCCTATCAGTTGATGCTGACGG ATCGTGTGAATCAGTCCATCCTCATCAC TGGAGAGTCTGGCGCAGGAAAGACGGTCAACACCAAGCGGGTCATTCAGTACTTTGCTACCATTGCCGTGTCCGCAGACAAGAAGAAAGAGAACAACAGTAAAATGAAG GGAACGCTGGAGGACCAGATCATCCAGGCCAACCCCCTGCTGGAAGCTTTTGGGAATGCCAAAACCGTGAGGAATGACAACTCTTCTCGCTTT GGTAAATTTATACGCATTCACTTTGGCGCCACCGGCAAACTGGCGTCTGCAGATATCGAAACAT ATCTGCTGGAGAAGTCCAGAGTGTCCTTCCAGCTGGCAGCCGAGAGAAGCTATCACATCTTCTATCAACTAACATGCAACAAGAAGCCAGAACTCATCG ACCTGCTCCTCATCAGCACCAACCCCTACGACTTCGCCTTCATCAGCCAGGGCGAGATCTGCGTCAAAAGCATTGACGACGCAGAGGAGCTAATGGCGACTGAC GAATCCTTCGACATTTTGGGCTTCACTTCGGAAGAAAAGATGTCCGTCTACAAGCTGACTGGTGCCGTGATGCATTATGGGAACATGAAGTTCAAGCAGAAACAGCGAGAGGAGCAGGCGGAGCCAGACGGCACTGAAG AGGCTGACAAAGCAGCTTATCTGATGGGTCTTAACTCTGCTGACCTGCTGAAGAACCTCTGCTACCCCCGCGTGAAGGTGGGCAACGAGTACGTCACAAAAGGACAAAATGTGCAACAG GTGTACAACGCCATTGGAGCTCTGGCTAAATCTGTGTATGAAAAGATGTTTTTGTGGATGGTGCAGCGCATTAACCAGCAGCTGGACACCAAGCAGCCCAGGCAGCACTTCATTGGCGTTCTCGACATTGCTGGCTTTGAAATCTTTGAC TTCAACAGCATGGAGCAGTTGTGCATCAACTTCACCAACGAGAAGCTGCAGCAGTTCTTCAACCACCACATGTTTGTGCTGGAGCAAGAAGAGTACAAGAAGGAAGGAATTGACTGGGAGTTCATTGACTTTGGCATGGACTTGGCAGCCTGCATCGAGCTCATTGAGAAG CCAATGGGCATCTTTTCCATCCTGGAGGAGGAGTGCATGTTTCCAAAATCAACTGACACCTCCTTCAAGAACAAACTTTATGACCAACATCTGGGCAAGAACAGCTGCTTCTTGAAGCCCAAAGTGGTCAAGGGCAAGCCTGAGGCTCACTTCTCCCTGATGCACTACGCCGGCACGGTGGACTACAATATCAGCGGCTGGCTGGAGAAAAACAAGGACCCCTTGAACGATTCTGTGGTGCAACTGTACCAGAAGTCATCAGTCAAAATCCTCTCAATAATTTACGTCAGCTTCTCTGCCTCCGACG ATGCACCTGCTGGAGGAGCCAAGAAAGGGTCGAAGAAGAAGGGAGCATCTTTTCAAACAGTATCAGCACTGTTCAGG GAAAACCTCGGGAAGCTCATGACCAACCTGAGGACCACTCATCCACACTTTGTCAGATGCCTCATTCCAAATGAGACAAAAACTCCGG GCATTATGGAAAACCACCTGGTCATCCACCAGCTGCGCTGCAACGGTGTGCTTGAAGGCATCCGCATCTGCAGGAAAGGATTTCCCAGCAGGATTCTGTATGGAGACTTCAAGCAGAG ATACAGGATTTTAAATGCGAGCGCAGTTCCAGAAGGACAGTTCATGGACAACAAGAAGGCTGCAGAAAAACTTCTGGGCTCTATCGATGTGGACCACACACAgtacaagtttggacacactaaG GTGTTTTTTAAAGCCGGCCTGCTGGGTGCTCTGGAGGAAATGAGAGATGAGCGCTTGGCTCAGGTTGTGATGTCCACTCAGGCGCTGTGTCGAGGGTACCTGATCCGGCTGGAATACCAGAAAATGATGGCCAGGAA GGAAGCCATCTACACCATCCAGTACAACTTCCGTTCCTTTATGAACGTCAAACACTGGCCGTGGATGAAGCTGTACTTTAAGCTTAAACCTCTGCTGAAGAGCGCTGAGGCTGAGAAGGAAATGGTCCAAATGAAGGTGGACCACACAAAGCTCAAAGAAGATTTGGCCAAGTCAGAAAACCGGCGGAGAGAAATGGAGGAGAAAATGGTCTCCGTTGTACAGGAGAGGAACGACCTTCTTCTCCAAGTCCAGGCG GAGGCAGACAACCTGCTGGATGCTGAGGAGCGATGTGAGGGACTAATCAAGAGCAAGATCCAACTAGAGGCCAAGTTAAACGAAGTaatggagagactggaggatgAAGAGGAGTTGAATGCCGAGCTGACGACCAAGAAGCGAAAGCTGGAAGATGAGTCCTCTGAACTAAAGAGGGACATTGATGACCTAGAACTGACCTTGGCCAAAGTTGAAAAAGAGAAGCACGCCCTGGAAAATAAG GTGAAAAACCTGACGGACGAGATCATGAGTCAGGATGACAGCATCAGCAAACTGTCCAAAGAGAAGAAGGCTCTACAGGAAGCCCATCAGCAGACCTTGGATGACCTGCAGTCGGAGGAGGAGAAGGTCAACATCCTCAGCAAGGCCAAAGCTAAACTAGAGCAGCAGGTTGACGAG CTGGAGGGTTCGCTAGAGCACGAGAAGAAGATCCGGATGGAGCAGGAGAGAGCTAGGAGAAAGCTGGAAGGTGATCTGAAACTTTCCCTTGAGTCTATCATGGATCTGGAAAATGAGAAGCAGCAGCTGGACGAGAAGCTTAAAAA GAAAGACTTTGAGGCCTCGCAGCTGCAGACCAAAGTTGAGGATGAACAAGCTCTCAGTTCACAGCTCCAGAAAAAAATCAAAGAGATCCAA GCCCGAACTGAAGAACTAGAGGAGGAAATGGAGGCTGAGCGTGCCGCTCGAGCCAAAGTAGAGAAGCAGAGGTCGGATTTGTCTCGAGAGCTGGAGGACATCACAGAGAGACTTGAGGAGGCGGGAGCTTCTATTGTAGCTCAGGTTGAGTTGACCAAGAAGCAGGAGGCTGAGTTCCTCAAACTACGCAGAGAGCTGGAGGAGCGTTCACTGCAGCACGAGGCCACGTCGGCCGCCCTGCGCAAGAAGCACGCCGACAGTGTGGCTGAGCTGGGGGAGCAGCTGGACAACGTCCAGAGGGTCCGGCAGAAACTGGACAAGGAGAAGAGTGAGCTGAGGCTGGAGATGGACGACCTGTCCGGCAATTTGGAATGTGTTGCAAAAGCCAAA ATTCATTCAGAGAAGATGTGCCGCTCCCTAGAAGATCAGCTGAGTGAGGTTAAAGCCAAAGAGGACGAGCAGCAGAGATTAATAAACGACCTTTCTAGCCAAAACACTCGGCTGCAGACCGAAAATG TTGAAATATCTCGCCAGCTGGAGGAGAAAGACGCTCTCCTCTCTCAGTTTACTCGGGGAAAACAAGGCTTCCTACAGCAGATCGAGGAGCTTAAAAGGTTTCACGAGGAGGAGGTCAAG GCAAAAAGCGCGCTGGCCCACGGCTTGCAATCCAGCCAACATGACTGTGAGCTGCTGAGAGAACAGTATGAGGAGGAGCAGGAGGCCAAAGCCGAACTCCATCGCTGCCTTTCCAAGGCCAACAGTGACGTGGCTCAGTGGAGAACTAAATACGAGACGGATGCCATCCAGCGTAACGAGGAGCTGGAGGAAGCCAA gaAAAAGCTGGCTCTGCGTTTGCAGGAAGCAGAAGAAGCTGTGGAAGCGGTCAACTCCAAGTGCTCGTCTCTGGAGAAGACAAAGCAGAGGCTGCAGGGAGAGGTGGAGGACTTAATGATGGAGGTCGAGAGGTCCAACGCCGCTGCCGCCACTTTGGACAAGAGGCAGAGAAATTTTGATAAG GTTATAGCTGAGTGGAAGCAGAAGTATGAAGAGGGTCAGGTAGAGCTGGAGTCAGCTCTTAAAGAAGGGAGGTCTTTGGGCACTGAGAACTTCAAGATGAAGAATGCCTTCGAAGAATGTCTGGAACAACTGGAGACGCTCAAACGGGAAAATAAGAACTTACACC AGGAGATTGTGGATCTCAGTGAGCAGCTAGGAGAAATGGGAAAAAACATCCATGAGTTGGAGAAATCCAAGAAGCTGGCTGAGCAGGAAAAGTTGGAGGCCCAGACGTCTCTAGAGGAAGCTGAG GCCTCTCTAGAACATGAGGAGTCCAAGATCCTGCGAGTCCAGCTGGAGCTTAATCAGGTCAAGAGTGAAGTGGACAAGAAGATAGCTGAGAAGGATGAAGAGCTTGAGCAAATGAAGAGAAACAGCCAGCGGGTCATTGACACCATCCAAAGCAACTTGGATGCCGAGGTGAGGAGCAGGAATGATGCGCTGAGAGTCAAgaagaagatggagggagacctGAACGAAATGGAGATGCAGCTAAGCCATGCCAACAGACAGGCGGGCGAGGCCCAGAAACAGCTGAGGAATGTTCAAGTTCAACTGAAG GAAGTCCAGATCCATCTCGCCGATGTGCTGAGAAGCAACGACGACATGAAGGAGCAGGTCGCCATAGCCGAGCGCAGGAGCAACCTACTACAGGCGGAAATGGAGGAAGTGAGAGCCGCTCTTGAACAAACGGAGAGGAGTCGCAAACTGGCCGAGCAGGAGCTGCTGGACGCCTGCGAGAGGGTTCAGCTTCTCCACTCGCAG AATACCAGTTTGCTCAACAGTCGCAAGAAGTTGGAGGCAGACTTGTCTCAAATTCAAGGAGAGGTGGAAGACAGCGTCCAAACAGCCCGGAACGCAGAGGAGAAAGCCAAGAAGGCGATCACTGAC GCCGCCATGATGGCTGAGGAACTGAAGAAGGAGCAGGACACCAGCGCTCACCTGGAGAGGATGAAGAAGAACCTGGAGACCACCGTCAAGGACCTACAGCAGCGTCTGAATGAGGCAGAGAGCCTCGCCATGAAGGGTGGCAAGAAGCAGCTCCAAAAACTAGAAGCGAGG GTGCGTGAGCTGGAAAACGAGCTGGAGACGGAGCAAAGACATGGTTCTGATGCCGTCAAAGGGTCGCGCAAGCTCGAGCGCAAGATTAAGGAACTGACTTATCAG TCAGACGAGGACAAGAAGACGGCCATGAGGCTGCAGGAGCTGGCGGACAAACTCCAGTTGAAGGTGAAAGTGTACAAGCGGCAAGCCGAAGAAGCT GAAGAGCAGGCCAACGTGCACCTGACCAAACTGAGGAAGGTGCAACACGAGCTGGAAGAGGCCGAGGAACGAGCAGACATCGCCGAGTCTCAGGTCAACAAGATGAAAGTCAAGAATCGCGACATGGCCAAG CACAACAAAGACAGCAAGGAGTAG